Below is a genomic region from Salinirussus salinus.
CGCCGAGGCCAACGGCGCGCGGGTCGAGACCCACACCACAGTCACGGACCTGCTCGTCGAGGGCGGCGAGGTGGTCGGCGCCGAACTCGAACACGGCTCCGGCCCGGACAAGCGGGTCCGGGGCCGGGAGGGCGAACGCGAGACCCTGCGGGTCGACCACGTCGTCAACGCGACCGGGGCGTGGGCCGGACAGGTCGGAAAGATGGCCGGCGTCGACGTCGACGTCCGGCCCTCGAAGGGGGTGATGACGGTGATGAACGTCCGCCAGGTCGACACCGTGGTCAACCGCTGCCGTCCGAAGGGTGACGCCGACATTATCGTCCCCCACGAGACCGCTGCCATCCTCGGAACGACCGACGAGGAGGTCGAGAAGCCCGCCGAATTCCCGGAGGAGCAGTGGGAGGTCGACCTCATGATAGAGGAGCTCTCGAAGCTCGTGCCCGCGCTGCGGGAGGCCCGCACCCTCCGGTCGTTCTGGGGGGTCCGCCCGCTGTACGAGCCCCCGGAGGTCGGCAGCGAGGACCCCACCGACATCACGCGCGATTTCTTCCTGCTGGACCACGCCGACCGCGACGGGCTGGGCGGCCTGACAAGCATCGTCGGCGGGAAGCTCACCACCTACCGGATGATGGCCGAGGCCGTCGCGGACCACGTCTGTGCCCGCTTCGGGGTGCGCGCGGACTGCCGGACCGCCGACGAGCCGCTGCCGGGCAGTGAGGACTTCTCGGTGCTCCGGGAGCACATGGACGAGTTCGGCCTCCGCTCGCCCGTGGGCCGCCGGAGCGTCGAGCGCTTGGGCTCGCGGGCCGACGAGGTGCTCGACACGGAGGGCCCGAACCCGACGGTCTGCGAGTGCGAGGCGGTCACCCGCGCCGAGGTGCAGGACGCCATCGCCGGGGCCGGCCCGGACCTCAACGCGGTCAGGCTTCGGACCCGCGCCTCGATGGGCAACTGCCAGGGCGGGTTCTGTGTCCACCGCATGGCTGGCGAGCTCCACGGGTACGGCGACTACGACGAGGCGGTCGTCCGCGAGGCCTGGGACGCGCTCATCGAGGAGCGCTGGAGGGGCCAACGACACGCCCTCTGGGGCGAACAGCTCTCCCAGGCCGCGCTGAACTACGCGCTCCAGGCCGCGACCGGCAACCGCGACCGCGACCCCGCCGACGAAGGCGAGGTCGACTTCGCGGCCTTCGATGGCGGCCCGGACGGGACGGAGCGCCCGGACGCCGCCGCGGACGGGGGTGACCGGGATGGCGATTGACTCGGCGGTGCTGGTGGTCGGCGGCGGGCTGGCGGGCCTGACGAGCGCTCTGGCGGCCGCCCGTGCGGGCGCGGACGTGCGCCTGCTCTCGCATAAGCGCAGCACGCTCCGGAACGCCTCCGGGCTCGTGGACGTGCTCGGCTACGCGCCCGACGGTGAGGGGCCGCTCGTCGACCCCTTCGGAGCCATCCCCGAGTTGCCCGACCGCCACCCCTATCGAACTGTGGGCGTCGAGACAGTTCGCGAGGGGCTCGCACTGTTCGACGATGCCGTCCCCGGTTACCGGGGCGGCCACACCGACCGCAACGCCCTCGTCCCGACTCACGGCGGGACAGTCAAGCCGACCGCCCGCTATCCCGCGAGTGCCGAAGCCGGCCTCGCCAGCGACGCCCGAGAGACGCTGCTTGTCGGGTTCGAGGCGCTGACCGACTTCGACGCCGCCCACGCCGCCGCCCACCTGGAAGCCGCGGGTGTCCCCTTCGACGTCCGGGGCGTCACGGTCCGGTTCCCCGGCGACCTGCGGGCCGACGCGGGCGTCACCCGGTACGCGGCACTCCTCGACGGGGACGGGGTGACCGTCGACGGCCGCTCGGTCGGCGCCCGCCAGGCACTCGCCGAGCAGGTCAAGCCCCATCTCGGAGAGGCCGAACGGGCCGGTTTTCCCGCAGTACTCGGCGACGACGACCCCGCGGGTGTGCGGGAGGGTCTCGCCGACGCGCTCGGGGCCGACGTCTTCGAGGTGCCGATGGGCCCGCCCTCGCTGCCCGGCCTCCGGCTGGCCGAGCGCCTGTTCGACGCGCTCGACGCCGCCGGCGCGAGCATCGAGACGGGCAATCCGGTTGTCGGCTACGAGGCCGAGGACGCCAGCGGGAGAGGCAGCACCCGCGTCGAGCGCGTGTTCGTCGACAAGAACGGCGCCGATATCCCGTACGCCGCCGAACAGTACATCCTCGCCACCGGCGGCCTGGTCGGCAAGGGGCTGGACTCCGACCGCGAGACGGTCCGGGAGCCGGTCTTCGGCTGTCACGTCCCCCATCCGGAGGACCGCTACGAGTGGTTCGCCGACGACGCCTTCGGCGACCATCCCTTCGCTCGCTTCGGGGTCGACACCGACGGCGACCTCCGGCCGGTGGACGCGCGCGGGGAGCCGGAGTTCGGGAACCTCCGGGCCGCCGGGAGCGTCCTCGGGGGCTACGACTTCGCCGCCGAGAAGTCGGGGAGTGGGGTCTCCATCGCGACCGGCTACGCGGCGGGGCGGGCGGCCGCGGAGGTGGTCGCGTGAGCGACAGCCCGGACCCGGCCGAGGGCGGGGCCGACCGCGACCCCGGCGGGAGCGCGCCCGGCGTGCCGGAGACCGAGGGGGTCGACCCCACCGAGACGGACCTCGACCCCACCGCCGTCTTCGAGGAGGGCGAGGACTTCGACCTCCGGCCGGGCGCGGACTCCTGTTACAAGTGCTCGGCGTGTGACGTGAGCTGTCCGGTCGCGGAGGTCGACGACGACTTCCCCGGGCCGAAGTTCCAGGGCCCCGAGCAGTGGCGGCTCAAGCAGAACGACGACCGCGGGGTCGACGAGTCCATCATGGACTGTTCGAACTGCATGCGGTGTGACGACGCCTGCCCCTCGGGGGTCCCGCTCTCCCAGATGCACAACACTGCCCGCGGGCAGTACGTCGAGGAGGAGATGAGCCGCCTCTCCCGGGAGTACCTCCGCAACCGCGTGCTGGCGAACTACCGCTTTTTCGCCTCGCTGGCCAGTCGGTTCCCCCGGCTCAGTACGGCAGTGCTCAACAGCCGGCCGGTCCGGTGGCTCAACGAGAAACTCCTGGGTATCTCGGGCGAGCGTGAGTTCCCCGCCTTCGCGACCGAGACCTTCCGGGAGTGGTGGGCGGCCCGCGGCGGCGCGGCCGCCTCCCGGGAGCGCGCTCGAGAAGCCCGCGAGCGGCGTGGTGAATCCGGGACCGACAAGAAGGTCGCCTACTTCCACGGCTGCTACGCCAACTACAACACCCCGGAAGTCGGGCGGGCGCTGGTCCGGACCTTCGAGCACTTCGGCTACGAGCTCGTGGTCCCCGAGCAGCGGTGTTCGGGGACGCCGATGTTCGCCAACGGGATGCTGGGCGACGCCCGCCGCGCCGCCGATGTCAACGTCTCCTCGATGGCCGACCTCGTCGCGGAGGGGTACGACGCCGTCGCCTCCTGTACCTCCTGTTCGATGTCGCTGCGCCAGGAGTACCCCGAACTCTTCGACTTCGAGGGGGTCGAGGAGGTGGCCAGCCACACCTTCGAGGCCGTCGAGTACCTCCGGATCCACGAGGACATCCGGGGGGAGGTCCGGGAGGCGGACGTCTCGGGAGAACTCGCCGCCGACTTTGCCTACCACGCCCCCTGTCACGCCCGCAACCAGGGACTGGACCGACAGGCCGTCGAGCTGTTCCGCGAGCTCGAAGACGTAGGCATCGAGGACGTCGGCGACTCCTGTTCGGGCATCTCGGGCACCTACGGCTGGAAGGCCGAGAAGTACGAGAAATCGATGGCGATCGGCGCGGAGATGTTCGAGCACATGGAAACTGCGGAGGGGGAGACCGGAATGACGGAGTGTCCGACCTGCGCGATGCAGATGGAACACGGCACCGGCTACGAGGTCAGACACCCGCTGGAGCTGCTGGAGGCGGCGCTGGTCGGTGATAGGGACGGGAACTGAGTATCTTCGGAACCCTGGCCCGGAGTCACTCGCCCTCGCCGGTGGTGAACCCCACCTCGGCGTGGGTCCCGTCACAGAACGGCTTGTCACCCGACCGCCCGCACCGACACAGCGCCGCCCCGTCCTGGGTCGTTTCGGTCCCGCCGACCCGGAGGTCGAACGGGCCGTCGAGCACGAACGGGCCGTTCCGGCTGGGAGTGACCGTCAGCGGTCCGTGGGACTCCCGGCCCGGGTCCGAGCTACGTTCCTGTTCGGCAGAGGGAGAGTCCTCAGCATCTGGTTCGGCGCCGTCGTCGTCGCCGTCCGACTCGAACACCCGGCTGTGGCTGTTGTCACAGAGGGGTTTGTTTCCGGAGCGCCCACACCGGCAGAGGCCGAGGCGCGTATCCGCGAGCAGCGGGTCGCCGTCCGGGGTCCGGACATCGACATCGCCGTGGATGTACAGCGGGCCGTCGGCACTGGCGGTCA
It encodes:
- the glpA gene encoding anaerobic glycerol-3-phosphate dehydrogenase subunit GlpA; translation: MSSTPSVLVVGGGSTGAGVARDLAMRGLEVTLVEQGNLTHGTTGRMHGLLHSGGRYAVADPDSAAECIAENRVLRDIAAHCVEMTGGLFVKRPEDSEDYFERKLRGCEDCGIPAEVLSGADARRMEPRLAPDIDRAISVPDAAIDPFRLVVANAADAEANGARVETHTTVTDLLVEGGEVVGAELEHGSGPDKRVRGREGERETLRVDHVVNATGAWAGQVGKMAGVDVDVRPSKGVMTVMNVRQVDTVVNRCRPKGDADIIVPHETAAILGTTDEEVEKPAEFPEEQWEVDLMIEELSKLVPALREARTLRSFWGVRPLYEPPEVGSEDPTDITRDFFLLDHADRDGLGGLTSIVGGKLTTYRMMAEAVADHVCARFGVRADCRTADEPLPGSEDFSVLREHMDEFGLRSPVGRRSVERLGSRADEVLDTEGPNPTVCECEAVTRAEVQDAIAGAGPDLNAVRLRTRASMGNCQGGFCVHRMAGELHGYGDYDEAVVREAWDALIEERWRGQRHALWGEQLSQAALNYALQAATGNRDRDPADEGEVDFAAFDGGPDGTERPDAAADGGDRDGD
- the glpB gene encoding glycerol-3-phosphate dehydrogenase subunit GlpB, whose product is MAIDSAVLVVGGGLAGLTSALAAARAGADVRLLSHKRSTLRNASGLVDVLGYAPDGEGPLVDPFGAIPELPDRHPYRTVGVETVREGLALFDDAVPGYRGGHTDRNALVPTHGGTVKPTARYPASAEAGLASDARETLLVGFEALTDFDAAHAAAHLEAAGVPFDVRGVTVRFPGDLRADAGVTRYAALLDGDGVTVDGRSVGARQALAEQVKPHLGEAERAGFPAVLGDDDPAGVREGLADALGADVFEVPMGPPSLPGLRLAERLFDALDAAGASIETGNPVVGYEAEDASGRGSTRVERVFVDKNGADIPYAAEQYILATGGLVGKGLDSDRETVREPVFGCHVPHPEDRYEWFADDAFGDHPFARFGVDTDGDLRPVDARGEPEFGNLRAAGSVLGGYDFAAEKSGSGVSIATGYAAGRAAAEVVA
- a CDS encoding CDGSH iron-sulfur domain-containing protein, which encodes MEKDVHRYHGTDIEVSYDSNRCIHVRACVEGLPEVFDPEERPWVDADGADADRTAAVVEQCPTGALQYTRPDGDDGERPPDRNTVTASADGPLYIHGDVDVRTPDGDPLLADTRLGLCRCGRSGNKPLCDNSHSRVFESDGDDDGAEPDAEDSPSAEQERSSDPGRESHGPLTVTPSRNGPFVLDGPFDLRVGGTETTQDGAALCRCGRSGDKPFCDGTHAEVGFTTGEGE
- a CDS encoding anaerobic glycerol-3-phosphate dehydrogenase subunit C, with product MPETEGVDPTETDLDPTAVFEEGEDFDLRPGADSCYKCSACDVSCPVAEVDDDFPGPKFQGPEQWRLKQNDDRGVDESIMDCSNCMRCDDACPSGVPLSQMHNTARGQYVEEEMSRLSREYLRNRVLANYRFFASLASRFPRLSTAVLNSRPVRWLNEKLLGISGEREFPAFATETFREWWAARGGAAASRERAREARERRGESGTDKKVAYFHGCYANYNTPEVGRALVRTFEHFGYELVVPEQRCSGTPMFANGMLGDARRAADVNVSSMADLVAEGYDAVASCTSCSMSLRQEYPELFDFEGVEEVASHTFEAVEYLRIHEDIRGEVREADVSGELAADFAYHAPCHARNQGLDRQAVELFRELEDVGIEDVGDSCSGISGTYGWKAEKYEKSMAIGAEMFEHMETAEGETGMTECPTCAMQMEHGTGYEVRHPLELLEAALVGDRDGN